GCTCTCAGCCTCATTATTTTCAAGAGGATATTTAAATTCTATGCCCACGTAATACTTAGGATTTGAATCTTCATATACATCTTCAAGCGCCCTGGAATATCTGGAATCAATGCCATTGGTCGCAAAGGTGGCCTTCATGTCTATCTCAGGAAACAGGGAATTTTTTTTCATCCGGAGTTTTACTTTTTTTGCTTCTATGTCATTTTTCTTGGAAATATAATCGCGCCTATTTTCAAAGGCAGCATTAAGGCTTTCAGTAAAGTCAGCATTAATTTCTCTGCCTTGCAGATCATCAACAGGGAAGAGCCTTAGATCATTTTTCATATTTAGGTGTACCCTTAATAGTTCCTCAGCTGTCTTTAGTTCATTTGAAGCCAGGAGCAGCTCACTTTTCCTTACATGCATATTTGCTTCACTGGCGAGTACATCTCCTGTTTCAACAAGGCCGATCTTTAGCTTTCTGCGATATTGATTAAAAAGACGAATCGCCTTTTTCAGCATCTCTTTTTTTATCCTGAATCCTTCTGTTGCGAGCGCGAGCTTCCAGTAGGCCTTTTCAGCGTCAATAATAGCATTTTCGATCTTTATGTATGAATCGAGCTCAGCATTTTTGATCTCCCATTTTACGATCTCTATATTGCCGCGGTCGATCAGGCCAAAAAAGTTCTTTGCTATTGGCTGGGTCACGCCGATCTCTATCTGTGATTCATGGTAGGGATTTGTAGAGACATAGGCTGAATCTGACCATTCTCGGCTATTTGTAAAATCTATTTCAACGTCAGTGCCGCTAGAGAGTTTTTTATCAATACCTATATTATAATCATTCGTTATGCTTTTTGTGCCGGCAAGGGACGACGCGGATTTTCTCTGGTCATTGGTGTACCCTATTTCTCCATTTAAGATCGTATCGAACACTGCTTCTTTATAGCCCAGATCAGTGCCTTTTATCTTTGAGTCGAGCTGCGCGAGTTTTATTTCCAGATTATTGCTTATAGCGATCAATCTGACATCTTCGATAGAGATCAAAAAAGTATTATTTGCTTTTTCTGTCTGAGATAGCGCTGCGCCAGACGGGAGAAGGGCCAGATTTATTATTATTGAGAAAACTAAAAGTCTTTTCATTTTGTATTTCCTGTAGTGCTGGAGATTTTCTTTAGTATATGAAGATATTGTTTTTGCTCTTCAGCTGTCAGGCGCACGAGTATCTTTTTCCATACATCCCGGATAGCACCCATGTGAGTCTTTACTATATTCTCACCCTTTTTTGTAAGAGATACCATGACC
The Candidatus Gorgyraea atricola genome window above contains:
- a CDS encoding TolC family protein encodes the protein MKRLLVFSIIINLALLPSGAALSQTEKANNTFLISIEDVRLIAISNNLEIKLAQLDSKIKGTDLGYKEAVFDTILNGEIGYTNDQRKSASSLAGTKSITNDYNIGIDKKLSSGTDVEIDFTNSREWSDSAYVSTNPYHESQIEIGVTQPIAKNFFGLIDRGNIEIVKWEIKNAELDSYIKIENAIIDAEKAYWKLALATEGFRIKKEMLKKAIRLFNQYRRKLKIGLVETGDVLASEANMHVRKSELLLASNELKTAEELLRVHLNMKNDLRLFPVDDLQGREINADFTESLNAAFENRRDYISKKNDIEAKKVKLRMKKNSLFPEIDMKATFATNGIDSRYSRALEDVYEDSNPKYYVGIEFKYPLENNEAESEHEKATLEKTKAIINLQKTERQVISDVDEKFRNLSVNKINMSRMQRVENLQRGKLSQEEKRFKYGRSSSDTLIRYQEDALNASLTTKKAYFDYRVAILELMDAEDSFLKRIGFE